One window of Ictalurus punctatus breed USDA103 chromosome 22, Coco_2.0, whole genome shotgun sequence genomic DNA carries:
- the tctn2 gene encoding tectonic-2 isoform X2: protein MLQTRLRLCLDFLSQTLIFALLLKEDARCDVVFLPSVQVVSGPRASAFLVGNVMNVSLTISSVKPSNATGRLPPASCEPSSLSQWTVSQEMMGKSSLVRVSLNRSLQLCASANETDCCVQPLCVRETVRVCACLGNVPQATLIVQAQIYAQLLPSGPVSENKTVIPNQVFQPLGQCPCDLTAKSCDVRCCCDPDCAPELLWLFAGQCLPGPFGGIVSPFPDYACSAQSAENAPDWFPFLCVTSPSENNPFLGLFYDGTTVTPKPTLSFQTQQVAAPVPPTNYRQGAPIFTTDNQYFTIPQVSLLGQCIEKAPVAFLQNFEAVCVRTLQSCPATPVELSVAVRDEQGGVVTVAIVDEVITDLSLFLSSPANPAETQLCVNVVLSLSYTFQWKGNGITAISVIRRIGNITFSPGVTLTTRYSAVFVNGNITAQPNSGNPGYQVGRPVIGGVSDDATGPVGRTPIRLWQGVRDGLCSSADLRPVLYGINSTSGCLMPVTLLNLNQCSKLRETVRSTLAALVPATLVSRTGKPDFSTVTSWTRITTVVQNTNQTAGGSGGVCSGVPAHLHIHIRSVVMGTIGGVPQKTIQAVELNFKASTWSLECDAGQGTICMTPDLTQTFPVTSSVTFTEAPIGTQSPMSRFRINFTEFDCDRNDVCWPELAFPLTPYYTGEPYSQALAKGLILVFFFIAASVLGTPWRQIRQAWNNSSL, encoded by the exons ATGCTGCAAACACGACTGAGACTCTGTTTGGATTTTTTGTCTCAGACGTTGATCTTCGCTTTGCTTTTAAAAGAAGATGCTAGATGTGATGTCG TGTTTCTTCCTTCAGTCCAGGTTGTATCTGGCCCAAGAGCGTCTGCCTTTCTGGTTGGAAACGTGATGAACGTGTCTCTGACCATCAGCAGCGTCAAACCATCCAATGCTACAG GACGCCTCCCTCCAGCCTCCTGCGAGCCGTCCAGTCTCAGTCAATGGACTGTGTCACAAGAGATGATGGGAAAG AGCAGCCTGGTGCGTGTGAGTCTGAACCGGAGTCTACAGCTGTGTGCCAGCGCGAATGAGACAGACTGCTGTGTCCAGCcgctgtgtgtgagagagactgtcAGGGTTTGTGCATGTCTGGGCAATGTTCCCCAGGCCACTCTCATCGTGCAGGCTCAGATCTACGCCCAGCTGCTTCCCAGTGGCCCTGTGTCAG AGAATAAAACTGTGATTCCTAATCAAGTGTTCCAGCCTCTTGGTCAGTGTCCCTGTGACCTGACGGCGAAATCGTGTGACGTGCGATGCTGCTGTGACCCG GATTGTGCACCAGAGCTGTTGTGGCTTTTTGCGGGTCAGTGTCTACCTGGACCATTTGGAGGAATTGTCTCTCCTTTTCCTGATTATGCCTGCTCCGCTCAGTCGGCTGAAAATGCTCCTGATTGGTTCCCTTTTCTCTGTGTCACCTCTCCTTCGGAGAACAACCCGTTCCTTGGGCTTTTCTATGATGGCACTACTGT CACTCCGAAGCCCACTCTGTCTTTCCAGACTCAACAGGTGGCAGCGCCTGTACCTCCTACAAATTACCGCCAGGGGGCACCAATCTTCACCACAGACAACCAGTACTTCACCATCCCACAG GTGTCCTTGCTGGGGCAGTGCATTGAGAAGGCTCCGGTAGCGTTCCTGCAGAACTTTGAGGCCGTGTGTGTGAGAACTCTGCAGTCCTGCCCTGCTACACCAGTTGAGCTCAGCGTAGCAGTGAGAGATGAACAAGGAG GAGTAGTCACAGTAGCCATCGTGGATGAAGTGATCACAGACCTCAGCCTTTTCTTATCAAGTCCTGCTAATCCCG CTGAGACacagttgtgtgtgaatgtggttCTGTCTTTAAGTTATACGTTTCAGTGGAAGGGGAACGGCATTACAGCCATCAGTGTTATCCGCCGCATTGGAAACATCACCTTCAGTCCTGGAG TGACGCTGACGACCCGATACTCTGCAGTGTTTGTGAATGGAAATATCACAGCTCAGCCTAACTCGGGCAACCCAG gttaTCAGGTGGGAAGGCCTGTGATCGGTGGAGTTTCGGATGATGCTACAGGACCTGTAGGGAGAACACCAATCAGACTCTGGCAAGGAG TGAGAGATGGCCTGTGCTCCTCCGCTGACCTGAGACCAGTTCTCTATGGAATAAACTCAACGTCTGGGTGTCTGATGCCTGTAACTTTGCTTAATCTCAACCAGTGCAGCAAGCTCAG AGAAACTGTCCGCTCCACGTTGGCTGCTTTAGTCCCTGCTACATTGGTTTCCAGAACAGGAAAGCCAGATTTCTCCACAGTGACCAGCTGGACCCGCATCACTA CTGTAGTACAGAACACTAATCAGACAGCGGGGGGCTCCGGGGGCGTGTGCTCTGGTGTTCCAGCTCACCTACACATTCACATTCGAAGCGTTGTCATGGGAACCATAGGTGGGGTACCACAAAAAACGATCCAGGCTGTGGAGTTAAA TTTTAAGGCATCTACGTGGAGTTTAGAGTGTGATGCAGGTCAGGGAACCATCTGCATGACCCCAGACCTGACACAGACTTTCCCTGTGACCTCTTCTGTGACCTTTACCGAGGCTCCCATCGGCACACAATCCCCCATGTCCAG GTTTCGCATTAACTTTACAGAGTTTGACTGTGACAGGAATGATGTGTGCTGGCCTGAGCTTGCCTTCCCCCTCACACCTTATTACACTG GTGAGCCATATTCTCAGGCTCTGGCTAAAGGACTCATCCTTGTCTTCTTCTTTATCGCCGCATCTGTCTTAGGAACACCTTGGAGACAAATCAGACAGGCATGGAACAATAGCTCACTCtag
- the ccl19a.2 gene encoding C-C motif chemokine 19a.2, whose amino-acid sequence MLRKLKNTDASMSNAVVALLVFTALLWNNAQAFSNNAADCCLSTSDSFVPRRIVDSYIIQNIDSGCPIPATVFITKKNRKLCSPPANDLRYPWVMKLVEYIDNRNDKSKAAQ is encoded by the exons ATGCTCAGAAAGCTGAAGAACACAGACGCAAGCATGTCGAATGCAGTAGTTGCTCTTCTCGTCTTCACTGCACTTCTGTGGAACAATGCTCAAG CATTCTCCAATAACGCCGCTGACTGCTGCCTGTCCACCAGCGACAGTTTCGTTCCACGCCGCATTGTTGACTCCTACATCATCCAAAACATAGACAGTGGTTGCCCCATTCCAGCTACTGT GTTCAtcacaaagaaaaacaggaagctGTGCTCTCCACCTGCCAATGACCTGAGATATCCATGGGTGATGAAGCTCGTTGAATATATTGACAATCGTAATGACAAGAGCAAAG CAGCTCAGTGA
- the tctn2 gene encoding tectonic-2 isoform X1: MLQTRLRLCLDFLSQTLIFALLLKEDARCDVVFLPSVQVVSGPRASAFLVGNVMNVSLTISSVKPSNATGRLPPASCEPSSLSQWTVSQEMMGKSSLVRVSLNRSLQLCASANETDCCVQPLCVRETVRVCACLGNVPQATLIVQAQIYAQLLPSGPVSENKTVIPNQVFQPLGQCPCDLTAKSCDVRCCCDPDCAPELLWLFAGQCLPGPFGGIVSPFPDYACSAQSAENAPDWFPFLCVTSPSENNPFLGLFYDGTTVTPKPTLSFQTQQVAAPVPPTNYRQGAPIFTTDNQYFTIPQVSLLGQCIEKAPVAFLQNFEAVCVRTLQSCPATPVELSVAVRDEQGGVVTVAIVDEVITDLSLFLSSPANPAAETQLCVNVVLSLSYTFQWKGNGITAISVIRRIGNITFSPGVTLTTRYSAVFVNGNITAQPNSGNPGYQVGRPVIGGVSDDATGPVGRTPIRLWQGVRDGLCSSADLRPVLYGINSTSGCLMPVTLLNLNQCSKLRETVRSTLAALVPATLVSRTGKPDFSTVTSWTRITTVVQNTNQTAGGSGGVCSGVPAHLHIHIRSVVMGTIGGVPQKTIQAVELNFKASTWSLECDAGQGTICMTPDLTQTFPVTSSVTFTEAPIGTQSPMSRFRINFTEFDCDRNDVCWPELAFPLTPYYTGEPYSQALAKGLILVFFFIAASVLGTPWRQIRQAWNNSSL; encoded by the exons ATGCTGCAAACACGACTGAGACTCTGTTTGGATTTTTTGTCTCAGACGTTGATCTTCGCTTTGCTTTTAAAAGAAGATGCTAGATGTGATGTCG TGTTTCTTCCTTCAGTCCAGGTTGTATCTGGCCCAAGAGCGTCTGCCTTTCTGGTTGGAAACGTGATGAACGTGTCTCTGACCATCAGCAGCGTCAAACCATCCAATGCTACAG GACGCCTCCCTCCAGCCTCCTGCGAGCCGTCCAGTCTCAGTCAATGGACTGTGTCACAAGAGATGATGGGAAAG AGCAGCCTGGTGCGTGTGAGTCTGAACCGGAGTCTACAGCTGTGTGCCAGCGCGAATGAGACAGACTGCTGTGTCCAGCcgctgtgtgtgagagagactgtcAGGGTTTGTGCATGTCTGGGCAATGTTCCCCAGGCCACTCTCATCGTGCAGGCTCAGATCTACGCCCAGCTGCTTCCCAGTGGCCCTGTGTCAG AGAATAAAACTGTGATTCCTAATCAAGTGTTCCAGCCTCTTGGTCAGTGTCCCTGTGACCTGACGGCGAAATCGTGTGACGTGCGATGCTGCTGTGACCCG GATTGTGCACCAGAGCTGTTGTGGCTTTTTGCGGGTCAGTGTCTACCTGGACCATTTGGAGGAATTGTCTCTCCTTTTCCTGATTATGCCTGCTCCGCTCAGTCGGCTGAAAATGCTCCTGATTGGTTCCCTTTTCTCTGTGTCACCTCTCCTTCGGAGAACAACCCGTTCCTTGGGCTTTTCTATGATGGCACTACTGT CACTCCGAAGCCCACTCTGTCTTTCCAGACTCAACAGGTGGCAGCGCCTGTACCTCCTACAAATTACCGCCAGGGGGCACCAATCTTCACCACAGACAACCAGTACTTCACCATCCCACAG GTGTCCTTGCTGGGGCAGTGCATTGAGAAGGCTCCGGTAGCGTTCCTGCAGAACTTTGAGGCCGTGTGTGTGAGAACTCTGCAGTCCTGCCCTGCTACACCAGTTGAGCTCAGCGTAGCAGTGAGAGATGAACAAGGAG GAGTAGTCACAGTAGCCATCGTGGATGAAGTGATCACAGACCTCAGCCTTTTCTTATCAAGTCCTGCTAATCCCG CAGCTGAGACacagttgtgtgtgaatgtggttCTGTCTTTAAGTTATACGTTTCAGTGGAAGGGGAACGGCATTACAGCCATCAGTGTTATCCGCCGCATTGGAAACATCACCTTCAGTCCTGGAG TGACGCTGACGACCCGATACTCTGCAGTGTTTGTGAATGGAAATATCACAGCTCAGCCTAACTCGGGCAACCCAG gttaTCAGGTGGGAAGGCCTGTGATCGGTGGAGTTTCGGATGATGCTACAGGACCTGTAGGGAGAACACCAATCAGACTCTGGCAAGGAG TGAGAGATGGCCTGTGCTCCTCCGCTGACCTGAGACCAGTTCTCTATGGAATAAACTCAACGTCTGGGTGTCTGATGCCTGTAACTTTGCTTAATCTCAACCAGTGCAGCAAGCTCAG AGAAACTGTCCGCTCCACGTTGGCTGCTTTAGTCCCTGCTACATTGGTTTCCAGAACAGGAAAGCCAGATTTCTCCACAGTGACCAGCTGGACCCGCATCACTA CTGTAGTACAGAACACTAATCAGACAGCGGGGGGCTCCGGGGGCGTGTGCTCTGGTGTTCCAGCTCACCTACACATTCACATTCGAAGCGTTGTCATGGGAACCATAGGTGGGGTACCACAAAAAACGATCCAGGCTGTGGAGTTAAA TTTTAAGGCATCTACGTGGAGTTTAGAGTGTGATGCAGGTCAGGGAACCATCTGCATGACCCCAGACCTGACACAGACTTTCCCTGTGACCTCTTCTGTGACCTTTACCGAGGCTCCCATCGGCACACAATCCCCCATGTCCAG GTTTCGCATTAACTTTACAGAGTTTGACTGTGACAGGAATGATGTGTGCTGGCCTGAGCTTGCCTTCCCCCTCACACCTTATTACACTG GTGAGCCATATTCTCAGGCTCTGGCTAAAGGACTCATCCTTGTCTTCTTCTTTATCGCCGCATCTGTCTTAGGAACACCTTGGAGACAAATCAGACAGGCATGGAACAATAGCTCACTCtag
- the ccl19a.1 gene encoding C-C motif chemokine 19a.1 codes for MARCGFISLCVGVWITAFIMSISVDVSLGEQALDCCLKVSHHRIPKRIVACYHEQRKGDGCLIDAVVFRTRKGRDLCAPSEADWVRELMKKVDERPVKKNKDDICQGIKP; via the exons ATGGCTCGCTGTGGCTTTATtagtctgtgtgtgggtgtatggaTCACTGCATTCATCATGAGCATCAGCGTGGATG TGTCTCTTGGAGAGCAAGCATTGGACTGCTGTTTGAAGGTCAGCCATCATCGCATCCCAAAACGCATTGTCGCCTGCTACCACGAGCAGCGCAAAGGTGATGGCTGCCTCATTGATGCTGTTGT CTTCCGAACTCGAAAAGGCCGGGATCTTTGCGCTCCCTCTGAAGCCGACTGGGTCAGAGAGCTGATGAAAAAAGTGGACGAGAGGCCAGTGAAGAAAAACAAG GATGATATCTGTCAAGGCATAAAACCCTAG